In the Plasmodium gaboni strain SY75 chromosome 13, whole genome shotgun sequence genome, TGTTTTGGAGATGATTATAATGATGATTATTTTGCTAGCTTTGATATATCAAAGGTAACAgtaaatgataattattgTATACACATGGATTTTTCTcatgatgaaaaaaaaatgctTATAActacaaaaaataattccATATATACAGTGGATGCATATACAGgacattttttatattcatataattttatgtatgaaaaaaattctCCTCATATATCTTCTTATTTATCTTATCCCGTTTTTTCGTTCGACTCAAATTTTGTATTATCGGGTAATGcatataagaaaatataaacagaaaaattaaaaaaataaaaaacaataaaaatataaaaaaaaataaaaaaataaaaaaaaataaaaaaaaataaaaaaataaaaaaaaataaaaaaatatatatgtatgaatattttatatgtgtattttatatattttatatatattatatattttatatatattatatattttatatatgttatatattttatatttgtgtctatatatattttgtatatcattttttgaTTGCCTTATATCCTTATTTTacaatttattatttatttatttttatgtatatttatttcaaGGTGGACAAGATGGCCATCTGCATATATGGGATGCACAAGGAAATCATGTGATcaaaaataacataaaaaataatattttatttattaagTGGGTTTATAACAGGATGGCATTTGTAAcaagtaaatatattcataatttGAGAAAGAAAatggaaaatatatataattttatatgtacatattGTTGTGTATTTTGAATATCCACATTTAAgtgcatatatatatatatatatatatatatatatatattatatatatgtatattttttttttttttttttttttttttttttttttttttttttttttttttagcTAGCAACCATCTATTAATTTGGAAGCCATCCAAAAATGTTTGAGAAAAGTGGcattaaaagaaaaacctacgaataaagaaataaatgtgtataaaagaaatatataatatataatatatatgtatatattatttttatatatttcttaattttttattttttaatttgaACTTTTTGTGTACCTTGTTTagtttttttaattttgaAATCTCCGATTagtattttttatttcatttttataagataaaaaaaaaacataatttttattcataaaaaaattatagaaTTTATTGAACTAATATCACCTTTTGTCTcatacataaaaaatatggaaataTGAGGATAAGatcaaattattttatttaaaaaaaaaaaaaaaaaaaaaagattatacaatattatctaagtataaataataaatatgaaagTTCCATAAGAGAAGATATTAATAGAACATATACAAAgcatatattatttaagaataattatgaaaagTGATAATAGCtattctttaattttttaaaagcatatagtaattataaaaaagaattgTGTTATTGTCAAGGTATTCCATTTACACTAGCAACGTTTATgttgtatattttaatgaaagacattatttttatatagttcatatatttattggATAAATTTAGATTAGttcatttattttgattggatatttattaaatgaatatatatatatatatatatatatatataatatatatattagatatattgttatgatattatttctCTCAAATACTTAATCATTtacaaaaagaaaatacaCATATTATAGTATGTGTTCTTcttaattatttattaatctattttcttataatatcaatattttatgtGCTATAAGGATATggtattttttttttttttttttttttttatgcATCATTCCATTTGTCTTTTTCAAATTTACAGCAAGattttcatattaaaagaatCCTATGAGAATATTCTGAATGACTTAGAAATTTTATCTAACCATGAGCAGTTGGATAACTTTATAAAACACATCTCTACAAGTAAGAATTAAGAGTAACCTCATCAACAAAATATGGTTGAAGAATAAATTACAGAATTGAAGTTGTATGGAAGTGgtatatgtaaatatatatatatatatatggggggcataaaatatttgaaaaaatgTTCCTCCTTTATTTTGTAGAGAGtcataaaatatgtaagcccatataatattaacatGTCATTTTCGAagaaggaaaaaaataaaagtcAAATTAAAAATCTATAAAATCGTCTGAAAAATCATCTACAGATAATTTGAAATCAtcaacaaaaaaagaaagaaattctacaagaagaaaaagaaattaaatggttataaggaaaatatatatatatatatatatatatatatatgtatgtatatttttttttttttttttttttttattttagaACCATGTATATTCCAAATATATCGCTTTGCATTTTCGCTGTAAAAATTTTGAAGTAAAGaaaagtttttttttatatattcatttttttcaaaaatattttgtctatctttgttattttttataaagCTAGACAAATTAagtatatttaaatatagTTCCCACACCTTtgaaatgaaaaaaaatatgtaaatatatttatatatacataaaatatttaattgttttattttattttattttttatatattttatattttttttttttatttttttgattattCTACCTCATCGACACAATTACATTCGTTAGAAATAACACCCCTTGAATCCtcctttttatattcataaaaataaaactcctcatttatatattgtttatttaattcactgaaatataaaacattaatatgagatatatatttgatagTAGTCAAATGCTttagaaaaagaaatatattttttgtatcAATACATTCTAAAAACATTATTGAATATACATTTACAAATAGACAAATCCCTGTTATGATTTgatatttttcttttattatatctattaaatttttattaatacattttttttcttctatattatttggaattttaaaaagtaataaaaatctactataatatttttcttctttaaaTTTCTTTTTGAATACATTAAATAAAGAGATGTTACTTTTCTCTTTTTCACTTTCTAAACTATAGTctgttaatatatttacaaacgtatcttttaaatcattattattattaaattctttgaataatatatttttatttatagtAGGCGATTTTTCTTCAGTCTCTTTTTCTGCTAAGGTACCTTTTTTATTCTCATTCATAATTAGAATGGATGTTTACTACCACAAGAAATATTTACACAAGCgttatgaaaaaataaaaaatatatatatatatatatatatatatattatattatatataaataatgtttAGGGTGTTTTCCTTTGatgtaatattttaaaattatagggacaaaaaaaaaaaaattaaattataataaaataataaaaaataaataataaacaagaaagaaaaaataataatgctttcatcatatatttattttttattttgtatattattaatcCTCTTGTCATAATGTAAAAACAAactttatataaaataaatgacATGTATGTGTGCCTGTCTTCTTATCTTTTTACATTTAcgataaaaatatatatatatatatatatatatattttaaaaacaaaatgtttatatgatatatcatataacatatatatgttgattatatttacgtaattataaattttataatttaacaaataaaaaaaaaaaaaaaattattaaatgtaaggtaattatttataagaagcaaaatattataaattgGGGTAATAaggataaaaaaataaagatcgatcaaaaaaattttttttttttatttttaaagatatatttatttataatgcTTTCTATAAAGTGTAacaaaata is a window encoding:
- a CDS encoding hypothetical protein (conserved Plasmodium protein, unknown function), giving the protein MNENKKGTLAEKETEEKSPTINKNILFKEFNNNNDLKDTFVNILTDYSLESEKEKSNISLFNVFKKKFKEEKYYSRFLLLFKIPNNIEEKKCINKNLIDIIKEKYQIITGICLFVNVYSIMFLECIDTKNIFLFLKHLTTIKYISHINVLYFSELNKQYINEEFYFYEYKKEDSRGVISNECNCVDEVWELYLNILNLSSFIKNNKDRQNIFEKNEYIKKNFSLLQNFYSENAKRYIWNIHEFLSFFVDDFKLSVDDFSDDFIDF